One part of the Georgfuchsia toluolica genome encodes these proteins:
- a CDS encoding AMP-binding protein: MKIDMQVPNAVSAYRTQYQSEWISSGLWKNRTVADEAFHHEQMHPDDPVVFLDDGDALCFGEVITEALALAAAFQRLGLRQGDVVSFQLPNWREVVPINIASAYLGLVVCPIIPIYRSKELQFILRASRSRLHLTLDNYRGVDYRAMLEKFKGKLPDLKDIVYVRPIIASGNSFTTLLDSARGLKTVKHPVDPNSVKLIMYTSGTTGIPKGVLHSHNSLRCFLDNTARYWNLCADDVMLMPSPVTHITGLALGLELPFSSGIKCALMEKWNADAALVYIRQVKATVSVGATPFLEELIDAANRNNDKLPSMRLYACGGATVPPELIVRVGLSLSRCRAFRVYGSTETPLVTLGFVGKGETSLAAHTDGKVIGYQVKVVDGQGGEVAMGQEGEILTRGPSMFLCYADSEHNADAFDNAGYFRTGDLGHLTPEGGIVISGRKKDLIIRGGENISAKEVEDVLYDHSSVREVAVVSMPHARLGEGVCACVIPSDGQAPPTLEALVAACNAAGLAKQKWPERVEVMSEFPRTASGKIKKNELRDLIHQKLSNAASAAY, encoded by the coding sequence ATGAAGATAGACATGCAGGTTCCTAACGCAGTAAGCGCCTATCGGACTCAATATCAATCTGAATGGATTTCTTCGGGCCTTTGGAAGAACAGGACCGTAGCCGACGAGGCCTTTCATCACGAGCAAATGCATCCCGACGATCCGGTTGTCTTCCTGGACGATGGCGATGCATTATGTTTCGGCGAAGTCATAACAGAAGCGCTCGCACTGGCTGCAGCCTTTCAACGCTTAGGTCTACGCCAAGGTGACGTCGTGAGCTTTCAGTTGCCGAACTGGCGCGAAGTTGTACCAATCAATATTGCCAGCGCTTATCTTGGTCTCGTGGTTTGCCCGATCATTCCGATTTACCGATCGAAGGAGTTGCAATTTATTCTCCGCGCTTCGCGCTCCAGGTTGCACCTTACTTTGGATAACTATCGCGGAGTTGACTATCGGGCGATGCTGGAGAAGTTCAAAGGCAAGCTACCGGACTTGAAGGACATTGTTTACGTTCGCCCAATCATAGCAAGCGGCAACAGCTTTACCACACTGCTAGACTCGGCAAGAGGTCTCAAGACGGTGAAGCACCCAGTAGATCCAAACTCAGTTAAGTTGATTATGTACACTTCGGGAACGACCGGTATCCCTAAAGGTGTTTTGCATAGCCACAATTCGTTGCGCTGCTTCCTCGACAACACCGCTCGATACTGGAATCTTTGTGCAGATGATGTGATGCTAATGCCTTCGCCAGTCACTCATATTACCGGCTTGGCACTCGGGCTTGAACTACCTTTCTCCAGCGGTATTAAGTGCGCTCTGATGGAAAAATGGAATGCAGATGCTGCACTTGTCTACATTCGGCAGGTCAAGGCGACAGTTTCAGTAGGAGCTACCCCGTTTCTGGAGGAACTCATTGACGCAGCAAATAGAAACAACGACAAATTGCCGAGCATGCGCCTGTATGCTTGTGGCGGCGCTACGGTACCACCGGAATTGATTGTACGCGTCGGGCTTTCTTTATCGAGATGTCGCGCCTTTCGCGTCTACGGCAGCACGGAAACACCATTGGTCACCCTGGGATTCGTGGGGAAGGGAGAAACCAGTCTGGCAGCCCATACCGATGGAAAGGTGATCGGCTATCAAGTCAAGGTTGTTGACGGACAAGGGGGCGAAGTCGCCATGGGTCAGGAAGGCGAGATACTGACGCGTGGTCCCAGCATGTTTCTGTGTTATGCGGATTCCGAACATAATGCCGACGCCTTCGATAACGCTGGTTACTTTCGGACGGGAGACCTCGGCCACCTTACGCCAGAAGGTGGCATTGTAATTAGCGGGCGCAAGAAGGATTTGATCATTCGCGGCGGCGAAAATATCAGCGCCAAAGAAGTCGAAGATGTTCTCTATGATCATTCGTCGGTGCGTGAGGTAGCTGTTGTCTCGATGCCCCATGCTCGCTTGGGTGAGGGAGTCTGCGCCTGTGTCATTCCATCGGATGGTCAGGCACCCCCAACGCTTGAAGCGCTGGTAGCCGCCTGTAACGCAGCCGGCCTTGCCAAACAAAAGTGGCCTGAGCGTGTCGAGGTTATGTCCGAGTTTCCCCGAACAGCTTCAGGCAAAATCAAGAAGAACGAACTGCGCGATTTGATTCATCAGAAACTCTCTAATGCCGCATCGGCAGCTTACTGA
- a CDS encoding 3-hydroxyacyl-CoA dehydrogenase family protein — MALRGQGDAVGNKDPRYRPAPMLKEMVAAGYYSRKSGRDFYHY, encoded by the coding sequence CTGGCCTTAAGGGGCCAAGGCGACGCCGTAGGAAACAAAGACCCGCGCTATCGCCCGGCGCCCATGCTCAAGGAAATGGTCGCGGCCGGTTACTACAGCCGCAAGAGCGGGCGCGACTTTTACCATTATTGA
- a CDS encoding acyl-CoA dehydrogenase family protein: MNFTLNEDQKRIVDSLERFIQNNYEYPKRRQILASELGFSRNHWQFFANMGLLGLPFAEEFGGLNLDFAYTALVMEWFGRGLIVEPFLSSVMLSGGLIKHAGTKAQRATCLAPLIEGRLLLAFAHEDSGSRFGKRSQKTRAQPQGNGFVVNGGKRLVIHGQSADRFVVSAAGAAGEQDSFLFLLDADQAGMQIDSYRTVDGQPACDLRLHNVTVPRDHVLAEGKAAQAALKNVLTEATAGLCAEAYGCMQVLFDMTLDYVQQRKQFGKTIGSFQVIQHHMVDCYMDLEQARSMALLASSSIASESPDRHQNVAAAKAFIAEAGLRMGHAAIQLHGAMGMTEELAVGGYHKRLLMIQTLLGDPNYQIDRLIDLENESSLNVKQAAELCLD; the protein is encoded by the coding sequence ATGAACTTTACGCTAAACGAAGACCAGAAAAGAATCGTCGATTCGCTCGAGCGGTTCATTCAAAATAACTACGAATATCCGAAGCGCAGGCAGATACTTGCGTCAGAATTGGGGTTTTCCAGGAATCACTGGCAATTCTTTGCCAATATGGGCTTGCTGGGTCTGCCATTTGCGGAGGAATTTGGCGGTCTTAACTTAGATTTCGCTTACACCGCGCTAGTTATGGAATGGTTCGGCAGAGGACTGATCGTCGAGCCCTTCCTTTCAAGCGTAATGCTGAGCGGCGGTCTGATCAAGCACGCAGGAACCAAGGCTCAGCGAGCAACCTGTTTGGCCCCACTCATTGAGGGCCGCCTGTTGCTTGCTTTCGCCCATGAAGACTCGGGTTCTCGATTTGGAAAGAGAAGCCAGAAAACGCGTGCTCAGCCGCAAGGAAATGGATTTGTTGTCAATGGCGGAAAACGACTGGTCATCCACGGTCAAAGCGCCGACCGATTCGTTGTCAGCGCTGCTGGGGCAGCAGGCGAACAGGACAGCTTCCTGTTTCTTCTGGACGCCGATCAAGCCGGGATGCAAATTGATTCTTACCGCACTGTCGATGGTCAACCAGCTTGCGATCTCCGATTGCATAACGTCACAGTACCACGGGACCATGTGCTCGCCGAAGGCAAGGCGGCCCAGGCCGCGCTGAAAAACGTACTGACCGAGGCCACAGCGGGTCTCTGCGCGGAAGCATATGGTTGCATGCAGGTCTTGTTTGACATGACACTTGATTATGTTCAGCAGCGTAAGCAATTTGGGAAAACCATCGGAAGCTTTCAGGTCATCCAGCATCACATGGTCGATTGCTACATGGACCTCGAACAGGCCAGGAGCATGGCATTGCTCGCCTCAAGCAGCATTGCAAGCGAATCACCAGATCGGCACCAGAACGTAGCCGCAGCCAAGGCATTCATCGCCGAAGCAGGCTTGCGCATGGGACATGCAGCGATTCAACTTCACGGGGCCATGGGCATGACTGAAGAACTCGCCGTGGGGGGGTATCACAAGCGGTTGCTGATGATTCAAACATTACTCGGCGATCCGAATTATCAGATTGATAGGCTTATTGATCTGGAAAACGAGTCATCGTTGAATGTCAAGCAAGCCGCGGAATTGTGCCTTGACTAG
- a CDS encoding thiolase family protein, with protein sequence MTDVAIIGIGIHPFGQTPGVTGYDQGIFAVREALKDAGIEWRDVQCAYGGSLDCGNADTMVDKLGLTGIPFTNVTNGCATGGSSLICAVNAIKSGQCDVGVVVGFDSHPPGSFSFDLEKWGLGRWYSEIGLGLTTQYFAMKIQRYMYEYGITEDALIRVAMKAYRNGARNPNAWRRNEMSYDDIANSQMLNHPLRKFMFCSPSKGSAALVICNAKKAKRYTSNKAIRIAASVLRSRHYGSFEVWSPEKPIEQAESPTVEASKLAYEMAGIGPEDVNIAQVQDTESGAEIIHMAENQLCAHGEQEKWLREGITEIGGRLPINTDGGCIANGEPIGASGLRQVYEVCLQIRGDAGTRQISVQPKVGYCQVYGAPGVSAVQILTD encoded by the coding sequence ATGACGGACGTCGCCATAATTGGTATAGGCATACATCCGTTCGGCCAAACACCTGGCGTGACGGGCTACGATCAAGGAATCTTCGCTGTTCGCGAGGCGCTTAAGGATGCGGGGATTGAGTGGCGCGACGTTCAGTGCGCCTACGGAGGCAGCTTAGACTGTGGTAACGCCGACACCATGGTCGACAAGCTCGGTCTGACAGGCATTCCGTTCACCAATGTGACGAACGGTTGTGCAACTGGCGGCAGTTCCCTCATTTGCGCAGTCAATGCGATTAAGTCCGGACAGTGCGACGTTGGTGTCGTTGTGGGATTTGACAGCCACCCGCCGGGCTCTTTTTCATTCGACCTTGAAAAGTGGGGGCTTGGCAGATGGTACAGCGAGATCGGGCTGGGACTGACGACTCAGTATTTCGCGATGAAGATTCAACGCTACATGTATGAATATGGTATCACCGAAGACGCCCTTATCCGTGTCGCTATGAAGGCGTACCGCAACGGCGCAAGAAATCCCAATGCATGGCGTCGTAATGAAATGAGCTACGATGACATCGCTAACTCGCAGATGCTGAACCATCCTCTGCGCAAGTTTATGTTCTGCTCGCCTTCTAAAGGTAGTGCAGCGCTTGTAATCTGCAACGCAAAGAAGGCCAAGCGATATACATCGAACAAAGCTATTCGCATCGCCGCCAGCGTTCTCCGCTCACGGCACTATGGTTCATTCGAGGTTTGGAGTCCAGAAAAGCCGATTGAACAGGCCGAAAGCCCTACGGTAGAGGCTTCCAAACTAGCCTATGAAATGGCAGGCATTGGTCCCGAGGACGTCAATATTGCCCAGGTACAAGATACGGAGTCAGGTGCGGAAATAATTCACATGGCTGAAAACCAATTGTGTGCACACGGCGAGCAGGAAAAATGGCTGCGTGAAGGCATTACCGAGATCGGGGGCCGGTTACCGATCAACACAGACGGCGGTTGTATAGCCAATGGTGAGCCAATCGGAGCCTCGGGATTGAGGCAGGTGTACGAAGTCTGTTTACAAATTCGCGGTGACGCAGGCACCAGACAGATATCCGTCCAACCCAAAGTTGGCTATTGCCAAGTCTATGGGGCGCCAGGGGTCAGCGCCGTACAAATACTCACGGATTAA
- a CDS encoding DUF1993 domain-containing protein produces the protein MAISLYDISVMNYQQTLGAVSHILKLGLAHCQSNHIDLETFVETRMYHDMLPFRFQIQSVAYHSLGAIEGIKNGIFRPPSNLPEDNYEALQTLINETNDALGKLSATEINAMEGAEVIFEFRDHRIPFTAESFLLSFSLPNFYFHATTAYDILRSKGVVLGKRDYLGGLRLKR, from the coding sequence ATGGCAATTTCACTATATGACATAAGTGTAATGAATTACCAGCAAACGTTGGGAGCAGTCAGCCATATTTTAAAGCTGGGTCTTGCACATTGCCAGAGCAACCACATCGACCTAGAGACCTTTGTTGAGACTCGCATGTATCACGATATGCTGCCCTTCCGTTTTCAGATCCAGTCAGTTGCCTATCATTCCTTGGGCGCAATTGAGGGAATCAAGAACGGCATTTTTCGCCCGCCTAGCAACCTTCCTGAGGACAACTACGAGGCTTTGCAAACGCTTATCAACGAAACCAATGATGCGCTGGGAAAGTTGTCAGCGACAGAAATCAATGCCATGGAGGGGGCCGAAGTTATTTTCGAATTCCGCGATCACCGGATACCATTTACCGCCGAAAGTTTTCTGCTTTCATTTTCCTTGCCCAATTTTTATTTTCATGCGACGACTGCCTACGATATTCTGCGATCCAAGGGCGTCGTTCTGGGAAAGCGCGACTACCTTGGAGGGTTGCGACTGAAGCGTTGA
- a CDS encoding Zn-ribbon domain-containing OB-fold protein, with product MDNFAQLAPIAEGLFTWPSDDPHLIGSKCLNCGAVKFPRQGSCSKCCSQNVEEIELEKRGTLWTWTIQAFPPKSPPYRGMDQQEQFVPFGVGYIELPGQVCVESPLTINDPALLYIGMPMELVVLPLNKNAQGIKVMSFAFRPATDLTSDRKDSK from the coding sequence ATGGACAACTTTGCTCAACTAGCCCCGATTGCCGAAGGACTATTTACCTGGCCGTCAGATGATCCCCACCTGATTGGAAGCAAATGCCTAAACTGCGGCGCCGTGAAGTTTCCCAGGCAGGGTTCCTGCTCGAAATGCTGCAGCCAAAATGTTGAAGAAATAGAACTAGAAAAAAGGGGGACGCTGTGGACCTGGACGATACAGGCATTTCCTCCCAAGTCACCTCCATATAGGGGTATGGACCAACAGGAGCAATTCGTTCCTTTCGGTGTCGGTTATATCGAGTTGCCTGGCCAAGTGTGTGTTGAGTCACCGCTTACCATCAATGATCCCGCCTTGCTTTATATCGGAATGCCGATGGAACTGGTCGTTTTGCCACTCAATAAGAATGCGCAAGGGATCAAAGTCATGTCCTTCGCCTTTCGGCCAGCGACCGATCTAACATCCGACAGAAAGGATTCTAAATGA
- a CDS encoding alpha/beta hydrolase, translating into MEPQLVHFRSGDEQCVGDLYLPENMQGAQPALVIGHGFNMVKEALREQAAYLAKAGYVVLAIDYRRFGASEGLPRQLMRPLDEVEDFRNAISYLQDRPDVDPDRIGIWGVSFGGGVVLQVAAVDRRVKCVVAQSPAYLDGRQATKSLYGAQAFAQLQTKLQEDHLRRFRTGTGERVPCMVPVEPGVFPVMPGDTLSSKFMKNNVELFDSYRFEIPLESLEHMLIWAPMNFVEHIAPTPLRIVTNGGYDIHHALDSIQEAYRRAGEPKDLSILNYDVVGLYIEPGRGEAMRLAIDWFDKYLLGVGPFGRSGP; encoded by the coding sequence ATGGAACCTCAACTAGTGCACTTTCGAAGTGGCGACGAGCAATGTGTAGGCGACCTTTATCTGCCGGAAAATATGCAGGGCGCACAGCCAGCGCTGGTGATTGGCCACGGCTTTAACATGGTCAAGGAAGCGCTTCGTGAGCAAGCCGCCTATCTTGCGAAAGCCGGCTATGTCGTACTTGCGATCGATTATCGCCGCTTCGGAGCGAGCGAGGGTTTGCCACGCCAGCTCATGCGGCCATTAGATGAAGTCGAGGATTTCCGGAATGCGATTTCCTATTTGCAAGACCGGCCGGACGTTGATCCTGATCGGATCGGCATTTGGGGCGTCAGCTTCGGTGGCGGCGTCGTGTTGCAGGTAGCAGCGGTTGATCGTCGCGTGAAATGCGTTGTCGCCCAGAGCCCGGCCTATCTGGATGGGCGCCAAGCGACCAAGTCGCTTTACGGCGCTCAAGCTTTCGCGCAACTGCAAACCAAACTACAGGAAGATCATCTTCGCCGATTCCGAACAGGGACGGGAGAACGAGTTCCCTGCATGGTGCCGGTTGAGCCGGGCGTCTTTCCAGTGATGCCCGGCGACACACTTTCGTCGAAGTTCATGAAAAATAACGTCGAGCTGTTTGACAGCTACAGGTTCGAGATTCCGCTTGAGTCGCTTGAGCATATGCTTATCTGGGCGCCGATGAACTTCGTCGAACACATTGCGCCCACGCCTCTGCGAATTGTAACCAACGGTGGGTACGATATTCATCACGCCCTTGACAGCATCCAGGAAGCCTATCGCAGGGCCGGCGAGCCGAAGGACCTTTCAATACTCAATTATGATGTTGTCGGCCTCTATATTGAGCCGGGGCGGGGGGAAGCGATGCGCCTCGCGATTGATTGGTTCGATAAGTATCTGCTTGGAGTTGGGCCGTTTGGCCGATCTGGTCCCTGA
- a CDS encoding helix-turn-helix domain-containing protein, with amino-acid sequence MNGLLSPDDLHRRIPGKLVIPRQQPAAGGVELSCYQYGPWRGSLSPLRNHLLIAYHRTSKIKQRIDNRWLSETLCQGDFSLLNQATESQWEWSSPIENTDIHISPAFLSRIATEVFDRDIECSLLFNQLQIRDPTVQYIVNALECEANSSEIGEKLFTEALTNQLCVHLLRKYSKISFRFPRIKGGLSPMQAKSVADYIEGNLSGDLSLDDLAALVKISPYYFARLFKQRFGCPPHTYVISRRLSRAKELLATNQLMLKEIASCCGFSDQAHLSRLFKRQFKMTPKTARDYS; translated from the coding sequence ATGAATGGATTACTTAGTCCAGATGACTTGCATCGGAGGATTCCAGGTAAATTGGTCATTCCTCGGCAGCAGCCCGCAGCGGGTGGAGTAGAACTAAGTTGCTATCAGTACGGCCCTTGGAGGGGATCACTCTCGCCCCTTCGTAATCACTTGCTTATTGCGTATCATCGGACTTCAAAGATAAAGCAGCGAATTGATAACAGGTGGCTGTCGGAAACGCTGTGTCAGGGGGACTTTTCGCTTCTGAATCAAGCAACAGAATCCCAATGGGAATGGTCGAGTCCAATCGAGAATACCGATATACATATTAGCCCAGCTTTTCTCTCCAGAATTGCCACGGAAGTATTTGATCGGGATATTGAATGTTCACTACTATTCAATCAACTTCAAATTCGCGATCCGACAGTTCAATATATTGTTAATGCACTCGAATGTGAAGCCAATTCCTCAGAAATTGGTGAGAAGTTGTTTACGGAAGCGCTTACTAACCAACTATGCGTACATCTACTGCGCAAATATTCCAAAATATCATTTAGGTTTCCTCGGATCAAGGGAGGGCTTTCGCCCATGCAGGCAAAAAGTGTGGCGGATTACATTGAAGGCAACTTGAGTGGGGATTTGTCTCTCGACGACCTCGCAGCGTTGGTAAAGATTAGCCCTTACTACTTTGCGCGTCTGTTCAAACAAAGATTCGGGTGCCCTCCCCACACCTATGTAATATCTCGTCGCCTCAGTCGTGCAAAAGAACTCCTTGCCACGAACCAACTAATGCTCAAAGAAATAGCTAGCTGCTGCGGTTTTTCTGACCAAGCTCACCTGTCGCGACTTTTTAAGCGGCAATTCAAGATGACACCTAAAACAGCACGTGACTATAGCTGA